A stretch of Henckelia pumila isolate YLH828 chromosome 4, ASM3356847v2, whole genome shotgun sequence DNA encodes these proteins:
- the LOC140861476 gene encoding uncharacterized protein produces MRNWNLHLNLKELSFMKLLLNGILDCVFRCGGILLIIVMKLDDVISKWGHINQNCRSTHDLNHESNIGDFQYAWFKKFPWLEYSPSKDALFCFPCYIFELSEAQQCTFTIEGFRSWKRVNDGGKCAFLSHMGSSNSVPNNSAKSVIDLMNVTRHIDKVMNRESSEQIQKNRLRLTTPIECVRWLSLQACGLRGHDEFSDSQNRGNFIEMLKFMGKWNASIGEVILEKAPGNAKYNLEIHNMRGQGYDGASNMSGVFNGLQALFLRDCPYAYYVHCFAHHLQLALVASPKKEISIWIFFSNLTTIVNLVTSSSKRNSKLQSAQVNEISRSIVAGERETGRGANQLGTLNRAGTTRWSSHFDSICRLIDMYDATILVLESISTDGSSTSMRGEAGGSLIVMKSFDFIFILHLMHKIMAITDLLCRALQHKSLDILSAMDLVSTTKELLLTLRNDGFDILLSYVKSFCTNLNVDIPDMSAHYKHSNRSCQQKDTITFEHHFHYDIFNVAIDFQLEELNSRFSDEKVELLMLSSALDPNDNFKCFDIDKILTLAEKYYPEDFTEHEMHHLKCQLQHYELDVVCHENFQNMSTISELCQGLFETKKLQHYNRFEKLIHLVLILPVSTATTEHIFLAMKHVKTILRNKMGEDFLTDSLIIYIEREFALTIDSDSIIDEYYTLKNRR; encoded by the exons ATGAGGAACTGGAACCTCCATCTAAATCTCAAAGAGTTGAGTTTCATGAAACTTCTCTTGAACGGGATCTTGGATTGCGTATTTCGATGTGGCGGCATCTTGTTAATCATTGTGATGAAATTAGACGATGTTATATCAAAATGGGGCCATATCAACCAAAATTGTCGGAGTACCCACGATCTGAATCATGAAAGCAACATCGGCGATTTTCAATATGCATGGTTTAAAAAGTTTCCATGGTTAGAGTACTCTCCTTCGAAAGATGCGCTGTTTTGTTTTCCGTGCTATATTTTTGAATTAAGTGAAGCACAACAATGTACCTTCACAATTGAAGGATTTAGAAGTTGGAAACGTGTTAATGATGGAGGTAAGTGTGCCTTTTTGTCTCATATGGGAAGTTCTAACTCAGTGCCTAATAACTCTGCAAAATCTGTTATTGATTTGATGAATGTAACTCGACATATAGATAAAGTTATGAATCGAGAATCTTCTGAACAAATTCAAAAGAACCGATTAAGGCTTACAACACCAATTGAGTGTGTTCGTTGGCTTAGTTTGCAAGCATGTGGATTGAGAggtcatgatgaattttcagATTCCCAAAATCGTGGTAATTTCATTGAGATGTTAAAATTTATGGGAAAATGGAATGCTAGTATTGGTGAAGTAATCTTAGAAAAAGCTCCGGGAAATGCAAA ATATAATCTAGAAATTCATAATATGCGAGGTCAAGGGTATGATGGTGCTAGTAACATGTCTGGTGTGTTTAATGGTTTGCAAGCTTTATTTCTTAGAGATTGCCCTTATGCATATTATGTACATTGTTTTGCCCATCACCTCCAGCTAGCGTTAGTTGCATCTCCTAAAAAGGAAATTTCTATATGGATTTTCTTTTCGAATTTGACAACTATTGTCAATCTTGTTACATCTTCTTCTAAACGCAACTCTAAGTTACAATCTGCTCAAGTTAATGAAATTTCACGTTCTATTGTTGCTGGTGAACGTGAGACTGGGCGAGGAGCTAATCAGTTGGGTACTTTGAATCGAGCAGGAACTACTCGTTGGAGCTCTCATTTTGATTCTATTTGCCGCTTAATAGATATGTATGACGCAACTATTCTTGTGCTTGAATCCATTAGCACCGATGGTTCCTCTACTTCGATGCGTGGGGAAGCTGGTGGTTCCTTAATAGTGATGAAGtcttttgatttcatttttattttgcatttgaTGCATAAAATTATGGCGATCACAGATTTGCTTTGTCGTGCCTTGCAACACAAATCTCTTGATATCTTAAGTGCAATGGATCTGGTCTCGACGACTAAAGAACTTCTTCTGACATTGAGAAATGATGGTTTTGATATTCTTCTTTCGTATGTCAAATCATTTTGCACAAATTTGAATGTTGATATACCGGATATGAGTGCTCATTATAAGCATTCCAATCGTTCATGCCAGCAAAAGGATACCATCACATTTGAGCATCATTTTCATTATGATATATTTAATGTTGCAATAGATTTTCAGTTGGAAGAGTTAAACTCTAGATTTAGTGATGAGAAAGTAGAACTTCTTATGCTTAGCTCTGCTTTGGATCCAAATGATAATTTTAAATGTTTCGACATTGACAAGATTCTTACTCTCGCTGAGAAGTATTATCCCGAGGACTTCACTGAACATGAAATGCATCATTTGAAGTGTCAGCTACAACATTATGAGCTCGATGTAGTTTGTCATGAAAATTTTCAGAACATGTCCACTATCTCAGAATTGTGCCAAGGGTTATTTGAAACGAAAAAGCTGCAACACTATAATCGATTTGAAAAGTTGATTCATCTAGTTTTAATTTTGCCTGTTTCCACGGCAACTACAGAGCATATATTTTTAGCTATGAAGCATGTTAAAACAATTCTTCGTAATAAAATGGGAGAGGACTTTCTGACAGATTCTTTGATCATTTATATTGAAAGAGAGTTTGCTTTAACCATAGACTCAGATTCTATAATTGATGAATATTATACGTTAAAGAATCGTAGATAA
- the LOC140861477 gene encoding uncharacterized protein, with the protein MADYDENHDSGGGDRWGDLNDHRRRRGQHEERKILSMNIFKEVSPKPVTGGETPEEAEDWLERMEQCFQEFRCTDEDKMEILAFMLEGRARKLWRSTSAPFIAARGVATWGEFRTDYQRLYFPSALRQAKTSELLSLRQGTMTIEEYQQKFFDLLSYCPHISDSSIVKYDHFLQGLNPEIHRMVAVGSDMTYEDLVDCCRQAEDNIRRNRGLFSSSSRPTSSSPLGPKGQSFKKT; encoded by the coding sequence atggcagattacgatgagaACCACGATAGCGGAGGCGGCGATCGATGGGGCGATCTGAATGATCATAGACGTCGTCGAGGTCAGCATGAGGAGCGCAAAATATTGAGCATGAACATATTtaaggaggttagcccgaagcccGTGACAGGTGGTGAGACGCCTGAGGAGGCTGAGGATTGGctcgagaggatggagcagtgttttcaggagttccgttgcacagaCGAGGAtaagatggagattcttgcctttatgcttgagggtcGAGCGAGGAAGttgtggagatctacttccgcaccattcatagcagcgAGAGGAGTAGCTACGTGGGGCGAGTTCCGTACAGATTATCAGAGACTGTATTTTCCTTCAGCTCTCCGACAGGCGAAAACCAGTgagttactgagtctgcgacagggtaCGATGACGattgaggagtaccagcagaagttctttgatctgctatcttatTGTCCTCACATTTCTGATAGTTCTATAGTGAAGTACgaccatttccttcagggtctaaaccctgagattcatcggatggttgcggTGGGCAGTGATATGACCTACGAGGACTTGGTGGACTGTTGTCGCCAAGCAGAGGACaatattcggaggaacaggggactcttctcttcttcttccagacCAACGagttctagtcctttgggtccgaagGGTCAGTCTTTTAAGAAGACATGA